In one Pseudomonas sp. MM211 genomic region, the following are encoded:
- a CDS encoding PstS family phosphate ABC transporter substrate-binding protein, with translation MKLKRLMAAMTFVAAGVATAHAVAAVDPALPTYEKTSGVSGNLSSVGSDSLANLMTLWAENYKQSYPNVNIQIQAAGSSTAPPALTEGTANLGPMSRAMKDSEIQAFEQKYGYKPTAVPVAIDALAVFVHKDNPIKQLTMQQVDAIFSSTRLCGEPKELKTWGELGLSGEWATKPIQLFGRNSVSGTYGYFKEEALCKGDFKSNVNEQPGSASVVQSISSTVNAIGYSGIGYRTASVRAVPLVNKKGEVEEANENNALSGKYPLARFFYIYVNKAPNKPLSPLDAEFLKLILSKQGQDVVVKDGYIPLPAKVVEKTRKELGL, from the coding sequence ATGAAACTGAAGCGTTTGATGGCGGCCATGACATTTGTTGCAGCTGGCGTAGCCACTGCCCATGCGGTTGCCGCTGTCGATCCGGCTCTGCCGACCTATGAGAAGACTTCGGGCGTATCGGGCAACCTGTCCAGCGTCGGTTCCGACTCCCTCGCCAACCTGATGACCCTGTGGGCTGAGAATTACAAGCAGTCCTACCCGAACGTGAACATCCAGATCCAGGCTGCCGGTTCTTCCACCGCACCGCCCGCCCTGACCGAAGGCACCGCTAACCTCGGCCCGATGTCTCGCGCCATGAAAGACAGCGAGATTCAGGCTTTCGAACAGAAGTACGGCTACAAGCCGACTGCCGTTCCGGTCGCCATCGATGCCCTGGCCGTGTTCGTGCACAAAGATAACCCGATCAAGCAGCTGACCATGCAGCAGGTCGACGCCATCTTCTCCAGCACCCGTCTGTGCGGTGAGCCGAAGGAACTGAAAACCTGGGGTGAGCTGGGTCTGAGCGGCGAGTGGGCTACCAAGCCGATCCAGCTGTTCGGTCGTAACTCGGTATCCGGCACTTATGGCTACTTCAAAGAAGAAGCCCTGTGCAAAGGCGACTTCAAGTCGAACGTCAACGAGCAGCCAGGTTCGGCTTCCGTTGTGCAGTCGATCTCCAGCACCGTCAACGCCATCGGTTACTCGGGCATTGGCTACCGCACCGCCAGCGTCCGCGCCGTTCCCCTGGTGAACAAGAAGGGCGAGGTCGAAGAGGCCAACGAGAACAACGCACTGTCGGGCAAGTACCCGCTGGCTCGTTTCTTCTACATCTACGTGAACAAGGCGCCTAACAAGCCGCTGAGCCCGCTGGATGCAGAGTTCCTGAAGCTGATCCTGTCCAAGCAGGGCCAGGACGTCGTAGTCAAGGATGGCTACATCCCGCTGCCTGCCAAGGTAGTCGAGAAGACTCGCAAGGAGCTGGGGCTGTAA
- a CDS encoding acyl-CoA thioesterase: MTDFEQEDPIPQGDLALQITALPRETNGFGDIFGGWLVSQMDLAGTAMASKVAAGRVATVAIDRMAFLVPVAVGAQLSFYTQALEIGRSSIQMLVEVWSDDPLSSEWRKVTEAVFVFVAIDGSGRTRSVPPRR, from the coding sequence ATGACAGACTTCGAACAGGAAGACCCGATACCTCAGGGCGATCTGGCCCTGCAGATCACCGCACTGCCGCGCGAGACCAATGGTTTCGGCGATATCTTCGGCGGCTGGCTGGTCTCGCAGATGGATCTGGCCGGCACGGCCATGGCGAGCAAGGTCGCTGCTGGCCGCGTCGCGACCGTGGCCATCGATCGCATGGCCTTCCTGGTTCCGGTGGCGGTTGGCGCACAGCTGTCCTTCTATACGCAGGCACTGGAGATCGGCCGTAGCTCGATACAGATGCTGGTAGAAGTATGGAGTGATGACCCGCTTTCCAGCGAATGGCGCAAGGTCACCGAAGCGGTATTCGTGTTCGTCGCCATCGACGGCAGTGGCCGCACCCGCTCGGTACCACCGCGCCGCTGA
- a CDS encoding DUF4124 domain-containing protein, with translation MSKSPTMRRALWLGLLLPLWASASEMYRYTNAQGITVIDRQGVPSEFIGKGYEVLNEQGRVVRVIPPAPTPDEMKKLLADRARAKSDVQLLRLYSSPEDVDRARARKLAELDGLIGVATGNLQSARLQQANLQKQAADQERAGRQVPEQLLGQIASQRDEQVRLKREIERHQAVRKQAESGFASDRARVGELIGQGR, from the coding sequence ATGTCGAAATCGCCCACCATGCGTCGCGCCCTCTGGCTTGGTCTGCTGCTGCCGCTATGGGCGAGCGCCAGCGAAATGTACCGCTACACCAATGCCCAGGGCATTACGGTGATAGATCGCCAGGGTGTACCCAGCGAGTTCATTGGTAAGGGCTATGAAGTGCTCAACGAGCAGGGTCGTGTCGTGAGGGTGATACCGCCAGCGCCAACGCCTGATGAAATGAAGAAGTTGCTGGCTGACCGCGCACGCGCGAAGTCCGATGTTCAACTGCTGCGCCTGTACAGCAGCCCCGAAGACGTAGACCGTGCACGCGCCCGCAAGCTGGCCGAGTTGGACGGCCTGATTGGCGTGGCCACAGGTAACTTGCAGTCGGCTCGCTTGCAGCAGGCCAACCTGCAAAAGCAGGCGGCGGATCAGGAGCGGGCGGGGCGTCAGGTGCCCGAGCAGTTGCTCGGGCAGATCGCCAGTCAGCGTGACGAGCAGGTTCGCCTGAAGAGGGAAATTGAACGCCATCAGGCGGTACGCAAGCAGGCGGAGAGCGGCTTTGCGTCAGATCGTGCGCGTGTTGGCGAACTGATCGGCCAGGGACGCTAG
- the pyrE gene encoding orotate phosphoribosyltransferase: MQTYQRDFIRFAIERGVLRFGQFTLKSGRVSPYFFNAGLFASGLALARLGRFYAAAVVDSGIQFDVLFGPAYKGIPLAASTGVALAEHHDLDLPWCFNRKEAKDHGEGGTLVGAPLNGRVLIIDDVITAGTAIREVMQIIQAQNAQAAGVLIALDRQERGRGELSAIQEVERDFAIPVVSIVSLQQVLEYLADDAELKQYLPAVEAYRAEYGI, encoded by the coding sequence ATGCAAACGTATCAGCGCGATTTCATTCGTTTCGCCATCGAGCGAGGCGTTCTTCGCTTCGGTCAGTTCACCCTCAAGTCGGGACGCGTCAGCCCTTACTTCTTCAATGCCGGGCTTTTCGCCAGTGGCTTGGCGCTGGCTCGCCTCGGGCGCTTCTACGCGGCCGCGGTAGTCGACAGCGGTATCCAGTTCGACGTGCTGTTCGGCCCGGCCTACAAGGGTATTCCGCTGGCTGCCAGTACCGGTGTGGCGCTCGCCGAACATCATGATCTCGACCTGCCCTGGTGCTTCAACCGCAAGGAAGCCAAGGATCATGGCGAAGGCGGCACGCTGGTCGGCGCACCGCTCAATGGTCGCGTGCTGATCATCGATGACGTGATCACCGCCGGTACTGCGATTCGTGAGGTGATGCAGATCATCCAGGCGCAAAACGCTCAGGCTGCCGGCGTACTGATCGCTCTGGATCGCCAGGAGCGCGGTCGTGGGGAGCTTTCGGCGATCCAGGAAGTGGAGCGCGACTTCGCCATTCCGGTGGTGAGCATCGTTTCTCTGCAGCAAGTGCTGGAATATCTGGCCGATGATGCTGAACTGAAACAATACCTACCCGCTGTGGAAGCCTACCGGGCCGAATACGGTATCTGA
- a CDS encoding exodeoxyribonuclease III, giving the protein MRIISVNVNGIHAAVERGLLSWLQAQNADVICLQDTRASAFELDDQALQLDGYFLYACDAEVPSQGGVALYSRLQPKAVISGLGFETADRYGRYLQADFDKVSIATLLMPSGMGGDENLNQKFKFMDDFSKYLDKQRRKRRDYIYCGSLYVAHQKLDVKNWRDCQQSPGFMAPERAWMDEITGTMGYVDAVREVNREADQFSWWPDNEQAEMLNLGYRFDYQLLTPGMRRSVRTARLPRQPRFSQHAPLIVDYDWTLTV; this is encoded by the coding sequence ATGCGGATCATCAGTGTGAACGTGAATGGTATTCATGCTGCAGTCGAGCGCGGTTTGCTCAGTTGGCTGCAAGCACAGAATGCCGACGTGATCTGCCTGCAGGATACCCGTGCCTCCGCCTTTGAGCTGGACGACCAAGCCCTCCAATTGGATGGCTATTTCCTCTATGCCTGCGATGCAGAAGTACCAAGCCAAGGTGGCGTGGCACTCTACTCGCGGTTGCAACCCAAGGCGGTAATCAGCGGACTCGGCTTTGAAACGGCCGATCGCTACGGGCGCTACCTGCAGGCAGATTTCGACAAAGTGAGTATTGCCACACTGCTAATGCCATCGGGCATGGGCGGTGACGAGAACCTGAATCAGAAATTCAAGTTCATGGACGATTTCTCCAAGTACCTGGACAAGCAGCGCCGCAAGCGCCGTGACTACATCTATTGCGGCTCGCTGTATGTCGCCCATCAGAAACTGGACGTGAAGAACTGGCGCGACTGCCAGCAATCCCCCGGCTTCATGGCGCCCGAGCGCGCCTGGATGGACGAGATCACCGGCACCATGGGTTATGTCGACGCCGTGCGCGAGGTCAACCGCGAGGCTGACCAGTTCAGTTGGTGGCCGGACAACGAACAGGCGGAGATGCTCAACCTGGGCTATCGCTTCGACTACCAATTGCTCACACCAGGTATGCGCCGCAGTGTTCGCACCGCACGCCTGCCGCGTCAGCCGCGCTTCTCTCAGCATGCGCCGCTGATCGTCGACTACGACTGGACGCTCACCGTCTGA
- a CDS encoding EamA family transporter, translating to MTPKDILLAAVVIVAWGVNFVIIKVGLEGVPPMLLGALRFALAAFPAILFIRRPDMPLRWLLAYGLTISLGQFAFLFSAMYAGMPAGLASLVLQAQAFFTLGFAALFIGETVRRSSLIGLVVAAAGLLLIGSESGRSFTLAGFVLTLCAAAMWGLGNIVTKRIGKVNLVSLVVWGSLIPPLPFLALSLMLEGPAQIETALRNISLSSLLVIAYLAFVATLLGYGLWSRLLSRYPASQVAPFSLLVPVVGLSSAWLLLGEGLSSVQWVGAAIVMLGLLINVFGARLLQQLRGASA from the coding sequence ATGACACCCAAGGACATACTGCTGGCAGCTGTGGTGATCGTCGCCTGGGGCGTCAACTTCGTGATCATCAAGGTCGGCCTGGAAGGCGTACCGCCGATGCTGCTCGGCGCCCTGCGTTTCGCACTGGCGGCGTTCCCGGCGATTCTCTTCATCCGCCGCCCGGACATGCCGCTGCGCTGGCTGCTCGCGTATGGCCTGACCATCTCCCTGGGGCAGTTCGCCTTTCTGTTCTCGGCCATGTACGCCGGCATGCCCGCCGGCCTGGCTTCGCTGGTGCTGCAGGCGCAGGCCTTCTTCACCCTGGGTTTCGCCGCGCTGTTCATCGGCGAAACGGTGCGCCGCAGCAGCCTGATTGGATTGGTCGTGGCGGCCGCAGGGCTGCTGCTGATCGGCAGCGAAAGCGGGCGTAGCTTCACCCTGGCCGGTTTCGTACTGACCCTGTGTGCGGCGGCGATGTGGGGGCTGGGCAATATCGTCACCAAGCGCATCGGCAAGGTGAACCTGGTCAGCCTGGTGGTATGGGGCAGCCTGATTCCGCCGCTGCCGTTCCTGGCGTTGTCGCTGATGCTCGAAGGGCCTGCGCAGATCGAAACGGCGCTGCGCAACATTTCCCTCAGCTCACTGCTGGTCATCGCCTACCTGGCGTTCGTCGCCACCCTGCTCGGCTACGGCCTGTGGAGCCGCCTGCTATCACGCTACCCGGCCAGCCAGGTGGCACCCTTCTCGCTGCTGGTGCCGGTGGTTGGCCTCAGCTCAGCCTGGCTGTTGCTGGGCGAAGGGCTAAGCAGCGTACAGTGGGTCGGCGCCGCCATCGTCATGCTGGGGCTGCTGATCAACGTGTTTGGTGCGCGCCTGTTGCAGCAATTGCGCGGTGCGTCAGCCTGA
- the trmB gene encoding tRNA (guanosine(46)-N7)-methyltransferase TrmB: MRAIKSFVMRAGRMTEGQQRGFDQGLPKFGLELSDGLQDFDAVFGRQAPRTFEIGFGMGHSTLEMAAAAPEQDFICVEVHRPGVGALLNGVMTQNLSNLRVYSCDALEVLRQCVADASLDRVLLFFPDPWHKARHNKRRIVQPAFAELVRQKLKVGGVLHMATDWEPYAEYMLEVMSVAPGYRNQAADGRCVERPAERPVTKFERRGERLGHGVWDLKFERID, encoded by the coding sequence ATGCGCGCCATCAAGAGCTTTGTGATGCGTGCCGGGCGCATGACCGAAGGCCAGCAGCGTGGCTTCGATCAGGGCCTGCCGAAGTTTGGCCTGGAGTTGAGCGATGGCCTGCAGGACTTCGACGCGGTATTCGGGCGTCAGGCGCCGCGCACTTTCGAGATCGGCTTCGGCATGGGCCACTCCACCCTGGAGATGGCCGCCGCAGCGCCTGAGCAGGACTTCATCTGCGTCGAAGTACACCGGCCAGGCGTTGGTGCGTTGCTCAACGGGGTGATGACCCAGAACCTCAGCAACCTGCGTGTGTACAGCTGCGATGCGCTGGAAGTGCTGCGTCAGTGTGTGGCCGACGCCAGCCTCGATCGCGTGCTGCTGTTCTTCCCTGACCCCTGGCACAAGGCGCGTCATAACAAGCGTCGTATCGTTCAGCCAGCATTCGCCGAACTGGTACGTCAGAAGCTCAAGGTCGGCGGCGTGCTGCACATGGCCACTGACTGGGAACCCTATGCCGAATACATGCTGGAAGTGATGAGTGTTGCCCCAGGCTATCGCAATCAGGCCGCCGATGGCCGCTGCGTAGAGCGTCCGGCTGAACGCCCGGTGACCAAGTTCGAGCGCCGCGGCGAGCGCTTGGGGCACGGTGTGTGGGATCTGAAGTTCGAGCGTATCGACTGA
- a CDS encoding thiazole synthase produces the protein MSHVVSDKPFTLAGRTYQSRLLVGTGKYKDLDETRAAIEASGAEIVTVAVRRTNIGQNPGEPNLLDVISPDRYTILPNTAGCYDAVEAVRTCRLARELLDGHKLVKLEVLADQKTLFPNVIETLKAAEVLVKEGFDVMVYTSDDPIIARQLAEMGCIAVMPLAGLIGTGLGICNPYNLRIILEEATVPVLVDAGVGTASDATIAMELGCEAVLMNSAIAHAQQPVLMAQAMKYAIEAGRLAYLAGRMPKKLYASASSPLDGMIR, from the coding sequence ATGAGCCACGTTGTCAGCGACAAGCCCTTTACCCTGGCCGGCCGTACCTATCAGTCGCGCCTGCTGGTCGGCACCGGTAAATACAAGGATCTCGACGAGACCCGTGCAGCCATCGAGGCCTCGGGCGCGGAGATCGTTACCGTGGCGGTGCGTCGTACCAACATCGGCCAGAACCCGGGTGAGCCCAACCTGCTCGACGTGATTTCGCCGGATCGCTACACCATCCTGCCGAACACCGCCGGTTGCTACGACGCCGTCGAAGCCGTGCGCACCTGCCGCCTGGCCCGTGAGCTGCTCGATGGCCACAAGCTGGTCAAGCTGGAAGTGTTGGCCGACCAGAAGACCTTGTTCCCCAACGTGATCGAAACCCTCAAGGCCGCCGAAGTGCTGGTCAAGGAAGGGTTCGACGTGATGGTGTACACCAGCGACGACCCGATCATCGCCCGGCAACTGGCGGAAATGGGCTGCATCGCGGTGATGCCGCTGGCCGGCCTGATCGGCACCGGGCTGGGTATCTGCAACCCTTACAACTTGCGCATCATCCTTGAAGAAGCGACCGTGCCGGTGTTGGTGGATGCCGGCGTGGGCACCGCTTCCGACGCGACCATCGCCATGGAGCTTGGCTGCGAGGCGGTGTTGATGAACAGCGCCATCGCCCATGCCCAGCAGCCAGTGCTGATGGCCCAGGCCATGAAATACGCCATCGAGGCCGGCCGCCTGGCCTACCTGGCCGGGCGCATGCCGAAGAAGCTCTACGCCAGCGCGTCGTCGCCCCTCGACGGCATGATCCGCTAG
- the thiS gene encoding sulfur carrier protein ThiS, with protein sequence MHIQLNGEALELPAGASVADLIEHLQLAGRRVAVERNLDIVPRSQYASTALADGDSLEVVHAIGGG encoded by the coding sequence ATGCATATCCAGTTGAACGGTGAAGCCCTCGAGTTGCCCGCAGGCGCCAGTGTCGCCGACTTGATCGAGCACCTGCAGCTGGCGGGACGCCGCGTTGCAGTCGAGCGCAACCTCGATATCGTTCCGCGCAGCCAGTACGCCAGCACGGCGTTGGCCGACGGCGATAGCCTCGAAGTGGTACACGCCATCGGCGGCGGTTGA
- a CDS encoding DUF423 domain-containing protein, with the protein MVRLWLLLSAFAGFSGVALGAFAAHGLKSRLSPEYLAVFQTGTHYQLIHALALLGVAVLALLVPGRLVNLAGSFFAVGIVLFSGSLYLLTLSGVSKLGIVTPFGGLAFLAGWACLGLLAWRMA; encoded by the coding sequence ATGGTTCGCCTGTGGTTGCTGTTGTCGGCGTTTGCCGGCTTTTCCGGTGTTGCTCTGGGGGCGTTCGCGGCTCATGGCCTGAAGAGCAGGCTGAGCCCCGAATACCTGGCCGTGTTTCAAACCGGTACCCATTACCAACTGATCCATGCCCTGGCATTGCTCGGCGTGGCGGTTCTCGCCTTGCTGGTGCCGGGCCGCCTGGTGAACCTGGCGGGTAGCTTCTTCGCCGTGGGCATCGTGCTGTTTTCCGGCAGCCTCTATCTGCTCACCCTCAGTGGCGTCAGCAAGCTGGGTATCGTCACTCCGTTCGGCGGCCTGGCTTTTCTGGCCGGTTGGGCGTGCCTGGGGCTGCTCGCCTGGCGCATGGCCTGA
- the mtgA gene encoding monofunctional biosynthetic peptidoglycan transglycosylase, translating into MLRSIRRVLLKLLFWFIAGSVLLVLAFRWVPPPGTALMVERKIESWIDGKPIDLQRSWRSWEQLPDDLKIAVIASEDQKFAQHWGFDVDAIKAAVSHNQQGGSVRGASTLSQQVAKNLFLWSGRSWLRKGFEVWFTGLIELLWPKQRILEVYLNSAEWADGVFGAEAAAQHHFNTGASYLSARQASLLAAVLPNPRQLDAGRPSGYVNQRANWIRRQMRQLGGSHYLNQLQAPRPGWWEK; encoded by the coding sequence ATGCTCCGATCCATTCGCCGCGTCCTGCTGAAGCTGCTGTTCTGGTTCATCGCCGGTTCCGTCCTGCTGGTGCTCGCCTTCCGCTGGGTTCCGCCACCAGGTACGGCGCTGATGGTCGAGCGCAAGATCGAATCCTGGATCGACGGTAAACCCATTGACCTGCAGCGCAGCTGGCGTTCCTGGGAGCAGTTGCCCGACGACCTGAAGATTGCGGTCATCGCCAGCGAAGATCAGAAGTTCGCCCAGCACTGGGGCTTCGATGTCGACGCGATCAAGGCCGCGGTATCGCACAACCAGCAGGGTGGCTCGGTGCGGGGTGCCAGCACGCTGAGCCAACAGGTGGCGAAGAATCTGTTTCTCTGGTCAGGCCGCAGTTGGCTGCGCAAGGGTTTCGAGGTGTGGTTCACCGGATTGATCGAACTGCTGTGGCCCAAGCAGCGCATCCTCGAGGTTTACCTCAACAGCGCCGAATGGGCCGACGGCGTATTCGGCGCGGAAGCCGCGGCGCAGCATCATTTCAACACCGGCGCGTCCTACCTCTCGGCGCGCCAGGCCAGCCTGCTGGCAGCCGTGCTACCGAACCCGCGACAGCTCGATGCGGGCCGCCCCAGCGGCTACGTCAACCAACGCGCCAACTGGATCCGCCGGCAGATGCGCCAACTCGGCGGCAGCCACTACCTGAACCAGCTACAGGCACCTCGGCCAGGCTGGTGGGAGAAGTAG
- the rpoH gene encoding RNA polymerase sigma factor RpoH, whose protein sequence is MSTSLQPVHALVPGANLEAYVHAVNSIPLLTPEQERELAGNLFYSQDLEAARQMVLAHLRFVVHIARSYSGYGLAQADLIQEGNVGLMKAVKRFNPEMGVRLVSFAVHWIRAEIHEFILRNWRIVKVATTKAQRKLFFNLRSQKKRLAWLNNDEVNAVAESLGVEAREVREMESRLTGHDMAFDPAADADDDSAFHSPAQYLEDHRYDPARQMEDEDWSDTSSANLHEALGALDERSRDILQQRWLAEEKATLHELAAKYNVSAERIRQLEKNAMNKLKGSIAT, encoded by the coding sequence ATGTCCACTTCTTTGCAACCTGTTCATGCTCTGGTTCCAGGCGCAAACCTGGAAGCATACGTGCATGCAGTCAACAGCATTCCGCTGCTGACGCCTGAGCAGGAGCGCGAACTGGCCGGCAATCTCTTCTACAGCCAGGATCTTGAGGCCGCCCGCCAGATGGTGCTGGCTCACCTTCGTTTCGTCGTGCACATCGCGCGCAGTTATTCCGGCTATGGCCTGGCTCAGGCTGACCTGATCCAGGAGGGCAACGTCGGCCTGATGAAGGCGGTCAAGCGCTTCAACCCGGAAATGGGTGTGCGCCTGGTGTCTTTCGCCGTGCACTGGATTCGTGCCGAAATCCACGAGTTCATCCTGCGCAACTGGCGCATCGTCAAGGTCGCGACCACCAAGGCTCAGCGCAAGTTGTTCTTCAACCTGCGCAGCCAGAAGAAGCGTCTGGCCTGGTTGAACAACGATGAAGTCAATGCCGTGGCCGAAAGCCTGGGTGTCGAGGCGCGTGAAGTCCGTGAGATGGAAAGCCGTCTGACCGGCCATGACATGGCCTTCGACCCAGCCGCCGATGCCGACGACGACAGTGCCTTCCATTCGCCAGCTCAGTACTTGGAAGACCATCGCTACGATCCTGCGAGGCAGATGGAAGACGAAGACTGGAGCGACACCTCCAGCGCTAATCTGCACGAGGCTCTCGGGGCGCTCGACGAGCGTAGCCGCGATATCCTTCAGCAGCGCTGGCTGGCTGAAGAAAAGGCCACGCTGCACGAGCTGGCGGCCAAGTACAACGTTTCGGCGGAGCGTATCCGTCAGTTGGAGAAGAACGCGATGAACAAGCTCAAGGGCTCCATCGCCACCTGA
- the ftsX gene encoding permease-like cell division protein FtsX: MSASRVPPPQPAQRVGAAPKNAEPQGPNDEPDFRTLARAWVENHRASLVDSLRRLGKHPIGSFFTCLVMAVALSLPMGLSLLLGNVERLGGTWERAAQISVFLTIDASDSQGQALREEIAGMGDVAEAEWISRDKALEEFQQQSGLGEALKELPNNPLPGAVLVTPKEVDKATLEALRLRLAELPNVQQAQLDLVWVERLSAILKLGDRFVFGLTVLLIMALLLVIGNTIRLHIENRRTEIEVIKLVGGTDSYVRRPFLYMGALYGLGAGVLSWLVLAFGLNWLNDAVVRLSGLYGSDFALAGVPSGDGFSLLLGAVLLGYIGAWLAVARHLRELAPR; this comes from the coding sequence ATGAGTGCCTCCCGCGTACCACCACCGCAGCCCGCCCAGCGAGTCGGCGCGGCACCGAAGAACGCCGAGCCCCAGGGCCCGAACGACGAACCGGATTTCCGTACCCTCGCGCGCGCGTGGGTGGAAAACCACCGTGCCAGCCTGGTCGACAGCCTGCGCCGTCTTGGTAAGCATCCGATCGGCAGCTTCTTCACCTGCCTGGTGATGGCCGTGGCGCTGAGCCTGCCCATGGGCCTGTCGCTGCTGCTTGGCAATGTCGAGCGTCTTGGCGGCACTTGGGAGCGTGCCGCGCAGATTTCGGTGTTCCTCACTATCGACGCCAGCGATAGTCAGGGCCAGGCCCTGCGCGAAGAAATCGCCGGCATGGGCGACGTCGCCGAAGCCGAATGGATCAGCCGCGACAAGGCCTTGGAAGAGTTCCAGCAGCAGTCCGGGTTGGGCGAAGCCCTCAAAGAATTGCCGAACAATCCGTTGCCCGGCGCTGTGCTGGTAACGCCCAAGGAAGTCGACAAAGCCACTCTTGAGGCGTTGCGTTTGCGTTTGGCAGAGCTGCCCAACGTGCAGCAGGCACAGCTGGATTTGGTCTGGGTCGAGCGTTTGAGCGCGATCCTCAAGCTGGGCGACCGTTTCGTTTTTGGCCTCACGGTTTTGCTGATCATGGCGCTGCTGCTGGTGATCGGTAACACCATTCGCCTGCATATCGAGAACCGCCGCACCGAGATCGAAGTGATCAAGCTGGTCGGCGGTACCGACAGCTACGTTCGTCGTCCCTTCCTTTATATGGGCGCGCTGTACGGCCTGGGCGCCGGTGTGCTGTCCTGGCTGGTGCTGGCCTTCGGCTTGAACTGGTTGAACGATGCGGTGGTGCGCCTGTCCGGTTTGTACGGCAGTGACTTCGCCCTGGCCGGTGTGCCATCAGGGGACGGCTTCTCCCTATTGCTGGGAGCGGTGCTGTTGGGGTATATCGGTGCGTGGCTGGCGGTGGCGCGACACCTAAGGGAGCTTGCCCCCCGCTGA
- the ftsE gene encoding cell division ATP-binding protein FtsE encodes MIRFEQVGKRYPNGHVGLHELSFRVRRGEFLFVTGHSGAGKSTLLRLLLAMERPTSGKLLLAGQDLSQITNAQIPFLRRQIGVVFQNHQLLFDRSVFDNIALPLQILGLSKSDIGRRVGAALERVSLSDKAELYPGDLSTGQQQRVGIARAIVHRPALLLADEPTGNLDPRLAAEIMGVFEDINRLGTSVLIASHDLALIARMRHRMLTLQRGRLIGDGEAAE; translated from the coding sequence ATGATCCGATTCGAGCAGGTCGGCAAGCGTTACCCCAACGGTCATGTCGGGTTGCATGAGTTGAGTTTCCGCGTCCGTCGCGGCGAGTTTCTGTTCGTCACCGGCCATTCTGGCGCCGGCAAGAGCACGCTGCTGCGTTTACTGCTGGCCATGGAGCGCCCGACGTCGGGCAAGCTGTTGCTTGCCGGTCAGGATCTGTCGCAGATCACCAATGCGCAGATTCCCTTCCTGCGTCGGCAGATCGGCGTGGTGTTCCAGAACCACCAACTGCTGTTCGATCGCAGCGTGTTCGACAACATCGCCCTGCCGCTGCAGATCCTCGGTCTTTCCAAGAGTGATATCGGCCGCCGTGTCGGCGCTGCGCTGGAGCGAGTCTCCCTCAGCGACAAGGCCGAGCTGTACCCAGGCGACCTGTCGACTGGTCAGCAACAGCGCGTTGGCATCGCCCGCGCCATCGTCCATCGTCCGGCCCTGCTGCTGGCCGACGAACCCACCGGTAACCTCGACCCGCGTCTGGCGGCGGAAATCATGGGCGTATTCGAAGACATCAACCGCCTTGGCACCAGCGTGCTGATCGCCAGTCACGACCTGGCCCTGATCGCCCGCATGCGCCATCGCATGCTCACCCTGCAGCGTGGCCGCCTGATCGGCGACGGGGAGGCGGCGGAATGA